The Ralstonia wenshanensis genome includes a region encoding these proteins:
- a CDS encoding alpha/beta fold hydrolase yields the protein MSAQAVMSSHPFRVADALAVLGAGFAERAVAINAHGDRIGYRQWGERGPVVVLLHGISSSAASWLPCAQVLSRNMRVLAWDAPGYGNSTPLEQATPSAADYAVRLQAWLAALDVTPDVIVGHSLGALMASAYVAAAPAAMQPKCLLLLNPAQGYGQPGQEDKSRAVQAQRLSTLDQLGIAGMAESRHAHLLRPNATDEERAWVRWNMKRLNDGGYRQAVAMLSGDDIGAYLRKRPASTPAQVACGDVDGITPPQGCEALAKTFGLPFALVPAAGHASYIDAPDAVAGWIEHAVLSQSQNA from the coding sequence GAGCGCGCAGGCTGTCATGTCTTCCCATCCGTTCCGCGTTGCCGACGCGCTTGCCGTGCTCGGCGCCGGGTTTGCCGAACGCGCCGTCGCCATCAACGCGCACGGCGACCGCATCGGCTATCGGCAATGGGGCGAGCGCGGGCCGGTGGTGGTGCTGTTGCACGGCATCAGCTCCAGCGCTGCATCATGGCTGCCTTGCGCGCAGGTTCTTTCGCGCAACATGCGTGTGCTGGCATGGGATGCGCCGGGCTACGGCAATTCCACGCCGCTTGAGCAGGCTACGCCGAGCGCCGCCGACTACGCGGTGCGGCTGCAGGCGTGGCTTGCCGCGCTGGATGTGACGCCCGATGTGATCGTCGGTCACTCGCTGGGCGCGCTGATGGCTTCGGCGTATGTGGCCGCCGCGCCAGCGGCGATGCAGCCGAAGTGCCTCTTGCTTCTGAACCCTGCACAGGGCTACGGCCAGCCGGGGCAGGAAGACAAGTCGCGCGCCGTGCAAGCGCAACGTCTTTCAACGCTGGACCAGCTTGGCATCGCCGGCATGGCGGAGTCGCGCCACGCGCACCTGCTGCGCCCGAATGCCACCGATGAAGAGCGTGCCTGGGTGCGCTGGAACATGAAGCGCCTCAACGATGGCGGTTACCGCCAGGCCGTGGCGATGCTCAGCGGCGACGACATCGGCGCCTATCTGCGCAAACGCCCCGCATCGACGCCGGCACAAGTCGCTTGCGGCGATGTGGATGGCATCACGCCGCCGCAAGGCTGCGAAGCGCTGGCCAAGACGTTCGGTCTGCCTTTTGCGCTAGTACCGGCTGCGGGGCATGCCTCCTATATCGATGCGCCTGACGCTGTCGCAGGCTGGATCGAACACGCCGTTCTCTCCCAATCTCAAAACGCCTAA